In Paracoccus contaminans, the genomic stretch GTCAGCGCGTTCCAGCCGCTGCCGCCAGCCCCATGCCCGGCCAATGGCGCGCAGGAGGTGGGGATCCTGCTCGCGGTCCATGGCGGCCTCGACATGCTTCGGCGGCAGGATCCGGGGGCGACCGCCGCGACGGCGGATTTCTAGCGGGATGTGGATGCGAAGGGTCTCGGGCGCGGGCATCAGGCGACCTCCTTCTTCGGCGGGGCCATCAGCGCAGCGATGGCGCCGAGGCCGTCGTGGCGCAGGTCAATGGCGAGGCCGGCCTCGCTCACCGTGATGCGGGCGACCAGCAGCTGGACGATGCGTGCCTGCTCGGCCGGGATGAGCGCCTTCCACAGGTCGTCGAACTGCGCCAGCGCGGCGACAACGGTGGTCTCATCGAGATCGGGGCGGTCCTTCCGCACCGCCCGCGCCGTGCGCGCCGCCACCTCGGGCGTGCGCAACATGCGGCGGATCTCGCCGATCACGGCATCCTCGACCATGGCACCCGGCAGCCGCTGCGGCCCGCGCAGTTCGGCCGCAGGGCGTTTCCGGATCACGTCCATCGAGGTGTAGTAGCAGTAGCGCTTGCCCTTCCGCTTGGTGTGGTGGGGCGTCATGGCGGCGCCAGTCTCGGTGAAGATCAGCCCGCGTAGGAGTGCTGGTTGTGCCGTTCGTGCCACCGCCGCCCGGGCGACGCGGTTGTTGGCCATCACGGCATGCGCCTCGTCCCACAGCTTCTGGTCGACGATAGCCGCGTGCTCGCCGGGATAGACCTCGTCCTTGTGCACGGCGAGGCCGAGGTAGACCTTGTTGTGCAGGAATTTCAGCAGGTAGCCGCGGTCGAACACTGCGCCGCGCTTGGTACGGATCCCGCGGGCGTGCAATTCCTTCAGCACCTGCGCCGTGGAGCTGGACCTCGCATAGAGGCGGAAGATCGTCCGGACCTGTTCGGCTTCGGCGGGCTCGATCACCAGCTTGCGCTCCTTGACCACATAGCCGAGTGGCACCGGACCGCCCATCCACATACCCTTCCGCCGGGAGGCCGCAAACTTGTCGCGGATGCGCTCGCCGATCACCTCGCGTTCGAACTGGGCGAAGCTGAGCAGGATGTTCAGCGTCAGCCGCCCCATCGACGTTGTCGTGTTGAACGACTGCGTGACCGAGACGAAGGTGACGCCGTGGCGGTCGAAGATCTCGACCAGCTTCGAGAAATCCATCAGCGCGCGGCTCAGACGGTCGATCTTGTAAACCACGACCACGTCGATCAGCCCGGCCTCGATGTCGGCGATCAGCTGTGCCAGCGCGGGGCGATCTAGCGTACCGCCCGAGAAGCCGCCATCGTCGTAGCGGTCGCGGAGCGCCACCCAGCCTACGGCGCGCTGCGAGGCGATGTAGGCCTCGCAGGCCTCGCGCTGTGCGTCGAGGCTGTTGAACTCCAAGTCGAGCCCTTCCTCGCTCGACTTGCGGGTGTAGATCGCGCAGCGCAGGCGGCGGACGGGTTCTGGCTTGGCGCGGCTCATGGGCGGGCCTCGGCGCCATGCGCCAGCCCGAAGAACTTCCACCCGTTCCAGTGACTGCCGGTGATCGCGCGCACCGCGGCCGAGAGCGACTTGAAGCGCAGACCCTGCCATTCGAAACCTTCTGTCAGGACGGTGACGACATGCTCCTCGCCCTGCCACTCCCGCACCAACTTGGTGCCGGGGATCGGGCGGCGGGGATCCGCGATCAGCGGACCCGGCGCGCCGGATGCGACCTCGGCCGCCAGCGCGTCCAGCGTGCGCCGCGTCGCGGGCTCGATCCCGCCATGGGCCAGTTCCTGGATGCGGTAGCCGATCCGCAGCTCCAGGTTCCCCCGGCTGGCGTTCGGCGCGGGCTCGCCGAACATGACCCGCCATTTGCCCTGCAGCTCGGGCACCGTCATGGCCTTCAGGGCGGCCAACTCGGCCAGGACGTCGATCCCCTCTGGCTGGCGTGCGAGCGCGGCCTTTGCTGCTGATTTCCTTGTATTTTTTTTCATGCGTCGTCTCCAACTCGGTTTTGCACCTGTCTCCGACGACGGCGTCTGAGGGCGAGAATGTCCAGCGAACTGTCTCCGTCGAGCGGAGAATTCTCGTTCGTTTCCATTGGGTTCGTGCGCGCGATGGCGCTGGCGAGGATGGCGGCCAGCTCCGCCAGCCGCTCATCAGTCGTGAGCGTCTCGGCCGGCGGCGCGAAGGCGATGTCGTCTTGCATGGGGAGCGAACCTCTTGAGGTGGCTTGCTCCGTGTTCGCCGGTTGCAGCGAGCGAATTCAAGTTAAAACAAGTGGTTGTCGTAGCGGAACGAAATTGATCGCATGAGATCGTGCGCGAGCATGCTCTCAGTTCTTCGCAGAGGGTAGAGCCTTCAGCGCACATGCCGCTCAAGCGCCATCTCAGGTTCAGAAGTCGTCTTCACCCGCCTCGTCGGTGTCATTGTCACCCCAGTCAAAGAATGCAAGGTCGATGTACGGCACACTTTCATCGACAATCCAGTTGACGAGCTTGATGCCGATCTGAGGGGAGAAGAAATCAGGATTGCTTCCCGCCCTGTACTCTTGATCAAGGAGATCTAGGTGACGCTCACCAAATATACCCCAGGCAACAAAAGCTACATGATCAGCGCGGCGTTCCATAACGTCGCGAAGCGCAGGCCAAGTGAAGAACCCTTCAGTCCTGGGTGTGCAAAAGGCACGCAGAAAACGCTCGCCTTCGTTGGTGATGTCATTGAGGGAGTTTCCATGCCCCTCAGGCGAGAACTCGGAGACCATTCTAAGGAGTCTTCTTGAGATTTCTGCCAAATCTTCGCCCTCTTGAAGTTCAAGAAGAAATCTATCCAGCCTATTGAACGAGGCGACGTTAAGCATTGTGATGTTGTAGGGCGCGAGACTCTCAGTCCATAGATCACGCCATAGGAATGCAAATCCATGACTCCCCAAAGCATGACCCTTTGCAGCCATCGCAGACAAGGCAGATTTCATCTGTGGCAAGTGGGCACTCAGTCGGTCTCGATCGGGATTGTGTGAGTAGAGCTCATAGTCGTAGAGACATAGCTGATAACCGCCAACATGGTGTGGAGAAAGCTTCAGATCGACTTCAGCGCATCCCAAATCATCCGGAGTAACTACCTTGAGGCGAATGTCGGTGCCAACCAATTCCGGACGAAGGCAGATCAGTTTTCTTCCTCGCCAAAGGATGTCTTGAATGACATGTCGGCGCAGAAGAGTTGGCCACTCCACTGAGATTATCACGTTAACTATGTCGGAGTCCGATATGAATGGCATGTAATTATTCACCTCGGCGCAGTATGCTGAAAGTTCAGTACCTGCTTGCCGTGTCGGTCCAGATATATTCTTCAATTCAATGATTACGACGCTCTGCGTTTCTGGCGCATAAGCCAGAATATCCGGTCGGAGTATCTCTTTGGTCGAAATTGAAATGTTCTCATTTCTGGATATCACTTCCAGCATATTTAGAGATCGAAAGCAGTATTCAAAGCTTTCCAGAACCTTCTTGAATGACCAAGAGGCGTTTCTTGCAGTTCTAAAGTCAAACTCTTCTATCAGTTCAGTGAGGCCTTCTCGCTCGGCAAGCTCGCGTTCAAGCCAATCCTGCATCTCACCTTCATCGTCAAACATCTTCATCGTCGATTTTCCAACCTACTGAAACGACTTAGTCAGTGCCGCGTCGCCCCACGCACCAGCCGATCCGTGTCCAGCCTCAACGCCGCCCGCC encodes the following:
- a CDS encoding recombinase family protein; amino-acid sequence: MSRAKPEPVRRLRCAIYTRKSSEEGLDLEFNSLDAQREACEAYIASQRAVGWVALRDRYDDGGFSGGTLDRPALAQLIADIEAGLIDVVVVYKIDRLSRALMDFSKLVEIFDRHGVTFVSVTQSFNTTTSMGRLTLNILLSFAQFEREVIGERIRDKFAASRRKGMWMGGPVPLGYVVKERKLVIEPAEAEQVRTIFRLYARSSSTAQVLKELHARGIRTKRGAVFDRGYLLKFLHNKVYLGLAVHKDEVYPGEHAAIVDQKLWDEAHAVMANNRVARAAVARTAQPALLRGLIFTETGAAMTPHHTKRKGKRYCYYTSMDVIRKRPAAELRGPQRLPGAMVEDAVIGEIRRMLRTPEVAARTARAVRKDRPDLDETTVVAALAQFDDLWKALIPAEQARIVQLLVARITVSEAGLAIDLRHDGLGAIAALMAPPKKEVA
- a CDS encoding DUF2924 domain-containing protein, which gives rise to MKKNTRKSAAKAALARQPEGIDVLAELAALKAMTVPELQGKWRVMFGEPAPNASRGNLELRIGYRIQELAHGGIEPATRRTLDALAAEVASGAPGPLIADPRRPIPGTKLVREWQGEEHVVTVLTEGFEWQGLRFKSLSAAVRAITGSHWNGWKFFGLAHGAEARP